A stretch of Paracoccus seriniphilus DNA encodes these proteins:
- a CDS encoding LysR family transcriptional regulator translates to MLDRLTSMEVFAQAVRCGSLSGAARVVGISPTMATKHVNALEDRLGVKLVHRTTRQITLTDAGRRYLDSVEKVLADLARADASAAAERDEVEGVLRVTVPVSFGIREIAPLLPELADLYPRLTIDLGISDAKVDMVAEGWDVAVRIGHNPDDTSVARKLAPCRLLVAAAPSYLAARGIPRTVAALSEHECLSYTLSSHLERGRWRFGKDGRITVPVSGRLRAGNGDILVAAALAGQGVIYQPSFLLGEHLRAGRLVALRLDHPPAEIPGVYAAYPATRRAPAKVRAFIEFMATRFGSPPPWDRDLEFQKS, encoded by the coding sequence ATGCTGGACAGGCTGACAAGCATGGAGGTCTTTGCGCAGGCGGTGCGATGTGGAAGCCTGTCCGGCGCGGCGCGCGTGGTCGGCATTTCGCCGACGATGGCGACCAAACATGTCAATGCTCTGGAGGACCGACTGGGCGTCAAGCTGGTCCATCGCACGACGCGCCAGATTACCCTGACGGATGCAGGCCGCCGCTATCTGGACAGCGTGGAAAAGGTGCTGGCCGATCTGGCCCGGGCCGATGCCAGCGCCGCCGCCGAGCGGGACGAGGTCGAGGGCGTCCTGCGCGTTACCGTCCCGGTGTCATTCGGCATTCGCGAGATTGCGCCGCTGCTGCCCGAACTGGCAGATCTTTATCCACGCCTGACGATCGATCTGGGTATCAGCGATGCCAAGGTCGATATGGTGGCCGAGGGCTGGGATGTGGCGGTGCGCATCGGGCACAATCCGGATGACACCTCGGTCGCGCGCAAGCTGGCACCCTGTCGGTTGCTGGTGGCGGCCGCGCCATCCTATCTGGCGGCCCGTGGCATACCACGAACAGTGGCCGCGTTGAGCGAACATGAATGTCTCAGCTATACTCTGTCCAGCCATCTGGAACGGGGGCGCTGGCGGTTCGGGAAGGATGGCAGGATCACGGTGCCGGTATCGGGCAGGCTGCGTGCCGGCAATGGTGATATCCTGGTCGCTGCGGCGCTGGCCGGGCAGGGGGTGATCTATCAGCCCAGTTTCCTGCTGGGTGAACACCTTCGTGCGGGGCGTCTGGTGGCTCTGCGGCTGGATCATCCGCCGGCAGAGATACCCGGCGTCTACGCCGCCTATCCGGCAACACGACGCGCGCCGGCAAAGGTGCGGGCCTTTATCGAATTCATGGCCACACGCTTTGGATCGCCTCCACCATGGGATCGCGATCTGGAGTTTCAGAAGTCCTGA
- the tyrS gene encoding tyrosine--tRNA ligase: MTYSPKSDFLQIMSERGYIADCTDYENLDKALLAGPVTAYIGYDATAASLHVGHLLNIMMLRWFQKTGNRPITLMGGGTTKVGDPSFRSDERPLLDQQAIQSNIDGMQAVFSRYLDYKDGAALMLNNAEWLDHLNYLEFLRDIGRHFSVNRMLSFESVKSRLDREQSLSFLEFNYMILQAYDFLELHRRYGCQLQMGGSDQWGNIVNGIDLTRRVDDATIWGLTSPLMTTSDGRKMGKSQGGAIWLNGAMLSPYDFWQFWRNMADADVGRFLRLYTELPLDECARLGALQGSEINEAKILLANEVTTLLHGAEAAASAEATAREVFEQGGAGGDLEVAILAADALTQGISLVQMLVQTGITSSGKEAKRLLAEGGLRLNNEVVRDPQTPVNAELIGEGLKVSVGKKKHRIVKIG, from the coding sequence ATGACCTACAGCCCCAAGTCCGATTTCCTGCAAATCATGTCCGAGCGCGGCTATATCGCCGATTGCACCGATTATGAAAATCTGGACAAGGCCCTGCTTGCCGGGCCGGTCACGGCCTATATCGGTTATGATGCCACGGCGGCATCGCTGCATGTCGGTCACCTGCTGAACATCATGATGTTGCGCTGGTTCCAGAAAACCGGCAACCGCCCCATCACCCTGATGGGTGGTGGCACGACCAAGGTCGGCGATCCGTCCTTCCGCTCGGATGAACGCCCCCTGCTGGACCAGCAGGCGATCCAGTCCAATATCGACGGCATGCAGGCCGTCTTTTCGCGCTATCTTGATTACAAGGATGGTGCCGCGCTGATGCTGAACAACGCGGAATGGCTGGACCACCTGAACTATCTGGAATTCCTGCGCGACATCGGCCGGCACTTCAGCGTGAACCGCATGTTGTCCTTTGAATCGGTCAAATCGCGTCTGGACCGGGAACAGTCGCTGTCCTTCCTGGAATTCAACTACATGATCCTGCAGGCCTATGACTTTCTGGAGCTGCACCGCCGCTATGGCTGTCAGCTGCAGATGGGCGGATCGGATCAATGGGGCAATATCGTCAATGGCATCGACCTGACGCGGCGCGTCGATGACGCGACGATCTGGGGACTGACCTCGCCGCTGATGACCACCAGCGACGGGCGCAAGATGGGCAAGTCGCAAGGCGGTGCGATCTGGCTGAATGGCGCGATGCTCAGCCCCTATGACTTCTGGCAATTCTGGCGCAACATGGCCGATGCCGATGTCGGGCGCTTCCTGCGTCTGTATACCGAGCTGCCCCTTGACGAATGCGCCCGCCTTGGCGCCCTGCAGGGATCCGAGATCAACGAGGCCAAGATCCTGCTGGCCAATGAGGTCACCACCCTGCTGCACGGGGCCGAAGCCGCCGCCAGCGCCGAGGCCACGGCCCGCGAAGTCTTTGAACAGGGCGGTGCCGGTGGCGATCTGGAGGTCGCGATTCTGGCTGCTGACGCGCTGACGCAGGGCATTTCCCTTGTCCAGATGCTGGTGCAAACCGGAATCACCAGCAGCGGCAAGGAAGCCAAGCGTCTTTTGGCCGAGGGCGGATTGCGCCTGAACAACGAAGTCGTCAGGGATCCGCAAACACCTGTAAATGCAGAATTGATCGGCGAGGGGCTGAAGGTCTCGGTCGGCAAGAAGAAGCATCGCATAGTGAAAATCGGCTAA
- a CDS encoding DoxX family protein: MTDPRTAPYAALLLRVALGVLFLAHAGLKVMVFTPAGTASFFESLGLPGALAHVTILLETFGGLALIAGVYSRVVALLLIPVLLGAIATVHGAAGFFFNNAGGGWEYPAFWIVALLTSALLGDGAHALRPTPNLRKAGH, translated from the coding sequence ATGACCGACCCCCGCACTGCCCCCTATGCTGCCCTGCTGCTGCGCGTCGCGCTTGGCGTGCTGTTCCTTGCCCATGCCGGATTGAAAGTCATGGTCTTCACACCCGCTGGCACCGCGAGCTTCTTTGAAAGTCTGGGCCTGCCCGGCGCGCTGGCTCATGTCACCATCCTGCTCGAGACATTCGGCGGCCTTGCCCTCATTGCAGGCGTCTACAGCCGCGTCGTCGCGCTGCTTCTGATCCCCGTGCTGCTGGGCGCGATTGCAACTGTTCATGGCGCGGCAGGGTTCTTCTTCAACAATGCTGGCGGCGGCTGGGAATATCCGGCCTTCTGGATCGTCGCCCTGCTGACCTCGGCGCTGCTGGGTGACGGCGCCCATGCGTTGCGCCCGACGCCGAATCTGCGCAAGGCAGGCCACTGA
- a CDS encoding Dabb family protein, whose amino-acid sequence MLRHIVMFNLKDGVARDDPRVDKAVRMIAALPDQIDSVVEAELGWDTSRKPHSLDYATLWKFHDAEGLARYSAHPAHLAVLEATRDIFDAKIADYLLTE is encoded by the coding sequence ATGCTTCGACATATCGTCATGTTCAATCTGAAAGACGGCGTCGCGCGCGATGATCCGCGCGTCGACAAGGCTGTTCGGATGATCGCGGCATTGCCAGACCAGATCGACAGCGTCGTAGAGGCGGAACTGGGCTGGGACACATCGCGCAAACCTCATTCGCTGGATTACGCGACATTGTGGAAATTCCATGATGCCGAAGGTCTGGCCCGTTACAGCGCCCATCCCGCGCATCTGGCGGTGCTGGAGGCGACACGGGACATCTTTGACGCCAAGATCGCGGACTATCTGCTGACCGAATAA
- a CDS encoding amidohydrolase family protein yields MQEPVDLIISNAGELITCAGPVTGVAGAALSDLPVIANGAVAIRDGKILATGTTEQVLAQYHPGQLVDAQGALVSPALVDPHTHLVHMGSREAELDARATGNSPGKGISTGGIRTTIQQTCAASDQELTQRALGALDQMLLNGTATVEAKTGYGADMSQELRLLGLTRALDKRHPVKVIPTFLGAHIPPADEREAFVQSVIDALPAAAKLSEFCDIACDSVCFTFEESDRIAEVATRLGMRLRVHANQASPWRGLELAAKWKAASADHGDYATPDELHAMARAGVTLILLPGANFHMLEATSGLEGDNILPAPKPHLPQTAARLMQSDCVPSVGTNFNPGSSPCLSMQMMMQLLPRMFRIGFAASWYMATLNAAASLGRADRIGSLEPGKEANLVIWDVARHGQVINQFGGNHVRDVWIGGRQVVARCNLVNHTAG; encoded by the coding sequence ATGCAAGAGCCTGTCGACCTGATCATTTCAAATGCAGGAGAACTGATAACCTGCGCGGGTCCGGTGACCGGAGTCGCCGGTGCAGCGCTGTCTGACCTGCCCGTCATTGCCAATGGCGCGGTCGCGATCCGGGACGGGAAAATTCTGGCCACCGGCACCACGGAACAGGTTCTGGCGCAATATCATCCCGGGCAATTGGTCGATGCCCAAGGGGCGCTGGTCTCGCCGGCGCTGGTCGATCCGCATACGCATCTGGTCCATATGGGCAGCCGAGAGGCCGAGCTTGATGCCCGCGCCACCGGCAACAGCCCTGGCAAGGGCATTTCGACAGGCGGAATCCGCACCACCATCCAGCAGACCTGCGCAGCCAGCGATCAGGAATTGACGCAGCGCGCGCTGGGGGCCCTGGACCAGATGCTGCTGAACGGAACTGCCACTGTCGAGGCCAAGACCGGTTACGGCGCCGACATGTCACAAGAATTGCGTCTTCTTGGATTGACCCGCGCGCTGGACAAGCGACACCCTGTCAAGGTCATCCCGACCTTTCTGGGCGCGCATATTCCGCCCGCCGACGAGCGCGAAGCCTTCGTGCAATCCGTCATAGACGCGCTGCCAGCCGCTGCGAAACTGTCGGAATTCTGTGATATTGCCTGTGACTCGGTCTGTTTCACCTTCGAAGAGAGCGACCGCATCGCCGAGGTCGCCACGCGGCTTGGCATGAGGCTGCGGGTCCATGCCAATCAGGCCTCGCCCTGGCGCGGACTGGAGCTTGCCGCCAAATGGAAAGCCGCCAGCGCCGATCATGGCGACTACGCAACGCCGGACGAACTGCACGCCATGGCCCGCGCCGGGGTCACGCTGATCCTGCTGCCGGGGGCCAATTTCCACATGCTCGAGGCCACTTCGGGGCTGGAAGGTGACAATATTCTGCCCGCCCCCAAGCCGCATCTGCCGCAAACGGCCGCGCGGCTGATGCAATCGGATTGCGTGCCCTCGGTGGGGACGAATTTCAATCCGGGCTCATCCCCCTGCCTCTCCATGCAGATGATGATGCAATTGTTGCCCCGGATGTTCCGGATCGGCTTTGCGGCCTCGTGGTATATGGCCACGCTGAATGCCGCCGCCTCGCTTGGACGAGCCGACCGGATCGGCAGCCTTGAGCCGGGCAAGGAGGCCAATCTGGTGATCTGGGATGTCGCCAGACATGGGCAGGTCATCAATCAGTTCGGCGGCAACCATGTCCGCGATGTCTGGATCGGCGGGCGACAGGTGGTCGCGCGGTGCAATCTTGTCAATCATACAGCAGGGTAA
- a CDS encoding urocanate hydratase: MTDQIKPIVAARGLDLRCKGWRQEAILRMLENNIENAERPEDLLIYMSRAKAARDWQAYDRICKALKVMETDQTLVMQSGKPVGLFPTQDCTPIVIMANGNLVGRWTEVGKRRVLENKGLTIFPGMTAAAWQYIGSQGILQGTYETFKTVGRDHFGGDLSGRWIITSGCGGMGGAQALAGKLAGAVTLVIDVSRQALERRLNSGYLDLILDDLDTALQVCAQKRAEGSGAAIGLCANAATILTTLIERDITPDVITDQTEPDAYRGYVPEGMSVQECQRAREEAPEALAEAANRTMLKHFRAMLTLRDRGAICFEYGNNFRSVVSQLGEDRAFEIDSFVKAYIRPLFCQGIGPFRWIAASGDPKDIDLIDDLILENFDPESPIAQWIAVARENVQHTGLPARIGWLGFGERAKLATLVNEAVADGRISGPVCFTRDHLDSGSAALPFRETDGMQDGSDAVADWPLLNALLNASAGADLVAIHEMDDWARCAGVTLIADGSESAAKRIRNVLDCDPGIGIARHADAGYDRALEALMSPAYTRRITPASTLD; encoded by the coding sequence ATGACAGATCAAATCAAACCTATCGTTGCCGCCCGCGGGCTGGATCTGCGCTGCAAGGGATGGCGTCAGGAAGCCATTCTGCGCATGCTGGAAAACAATATCGAGAATGCCGAGCGCCCCGAAGATCTGCTGATCTATATGTCGCGGGCAAAGGCAGCGCGCGACTGGCAGGCCTATGACCGTATCTGCAAGGCGCTGAAGGTCATGGAGACTGATCAGACCCTGGTCATGCAATCGGGCAAGCCGGTTGGCCTGTTTCCCACACAGGATTGCACGCCCATCGTCATCATGGCCAATGGGAATCTGGTCGGTCGCTGGACCGAGGTCGGCAAGCGGCGCGTGCTGGAAAACAAGGGACTGACGATCTTTCCCGGGATGACGGCCGCAGCCTGGCAATACATCGGCAGCCAGGGAATTCTTCAGGGCACCTATGAAACCTTCAAGACCGTAGGCCGCGACCATTTCGGGGGTGACCTGTCCGGACGCTGGATCATCACCTCGGGCTGTGGCGGCATGGGCGGGGCGCAGGCTCTGGCCGGCAAGCTGGCGGGTGCCGTGACCCTGGTCATCGATGTCAGCCGTCAGGCGCTGGAGCGGCGACTGAACAGCGGCTATCTGGACCTGATCCTTGACGATCTCGACACGGCCCTGCAGGTCTGCGCCCAAAAGCGCGCCGAAGGCAGCGGCGCGGCGATCGGACTTTGCGCCAATGCCGCCACCATCCTTACCACGCTGATCGAGCGCGACATCACCCCCGATGTGATCACCGACCAGACCGAGCCGGACGCCTATCGCGGATATGTCCCCGAAGGGATGAGCGTGCAGGAATGTCAGCGCGCCCGTGAAGAGGCCCCCGAGGCACTGGCCGAGGCCGCGAACCGCACGATGCTGAAGCATTTCCGCGCCATGCTGACCCTGCGCGATCGCGGTGCCATCTGCTTCGAATACGGCAACAATTTCCGCAGTGTCGTTTCCCAGTTGGGAGAGGATCGCGCCTTCGAGATCGACTCATTCGTCAAGGCCTATATCCGCCCACTCTTCTGTCAGGGCATCGGACCGTTCCGCTGGATCGCGGCCTCCGGCGATCCGAAAGACATCGACCTGATCGACGATCTGATCCTTGAAAATTTCGACCCGGAGTCACCAATCGCGCAATGGATCGCCGTGGCGCGTGAAAATGTCCAGCATACCGGTCTGCCCGCGCGGATCGGCTGGCTGGGCTTTGGCGAGCGCGCCAAACTGGCCACATTGGTCAATGAGGCGGTGGCTGATGGCCGGATTTCCGGACCGGTCTGTTTCACCCGCGACCACCTCGATTCCGGTTCGGCGGCATTGCCGTTTCGGGAAACCGACGGCATGCAGGACGGATCGGACGCGGTGGCCGACTGGCCGTTGCTGAATGCGCTGCTCAATGCCAGTGCCGGTGCCGATCTGGTGGCAATCCACGAAATGGATGACTGGGCCAGATGTGCCGGTGTCACCCTGATTGCCGATGGCAGCGAAAGCGCCGCGAAGCGGATCCGGAATGTGCTGGATTGCGACCCCGGCATCGGCATCGCACGCCATGCCGATGCAGGCTATGACCGGGCGCTGGAGGCATTGATGTCCCCCGCCTATACCCGACGCATTACTCCGGCCAGCACGCTGGACTGA
- a CDS encoding YjiH family protein: MLVLILYGALSPVVDGSWRRSWGDMVFSGFKILGLVATVAYLAGVAPAVITTPGMMPFLFEKLVMNLGLIVPIGAVGLSFLICYGLIEFCSVFLEPVMRRIWRTPGYSAVDAVASFVGSYSIGLLITNRMYLTRSYSFRQAVIIATGFSTISVTFMVVVAKVLGLLPIWNYYFWSTLIVTFAVTAITARIPPITWYDDSTETPQDDAVARHGYLKSAVDAALMRVEENPAFLRLLWENVKDGLKMTSVILPTGVSVGLLGLLLSAYTPVFDWLGLIFYPLLSLLQVPEAMVTAKAMAAALAEMFFPTGMLTDAPMMSRYLFGVTSVSGILFFAGSIPCILATEIPIRVPHLVLIWAIRVFLSIPLGVLAAHLAPIAM, from the coding sequence GTGCTGGTGTTGATCCTCTACGGTGCGCTGAGCCCGGTAGTCGATGGCTCGTGGCGCCGGTCCTGGGGCGATATGGTCTTTTCCGGCTTCAAGATTCTGGGGCTGGTCGCCACGGTCGCCTATCTGGCCGGTGTCGCCCCTGCGGTGATCACCACGCCCGGCATGATGCCCTTCCTGTTTGAAAAGCTGGTGATGAACCTGGGGCTTATCGTGCCGATCGGTGCAGTCGGGCTCAGCTTCCTGATCTGCTACGGGCTGATCGAATTCTGCAGCGTGTTCCTGGAACCCGTGATGCGCCGGATCTGGCGCACGCCCGGCTATTCGGCAGTGGACGCGGTGGCATCCTTTGTCGGCAGCTATTCCATCGGACTGCTGATCACCAACCGGATGTATCTGACCAGATCCTATTCCTTCCGGCAGGCGGTGATCATCGCCACCGGCTTCTCGACGATCTCGGTTACCTTCATGGTGGTGGTGGCCAAGGTGCTGGGGCTGTTGCCGATCTGGAATTACTATTTCTGGTCAACGCTGATCGTGACCTTTGCCGTCACCGCCATCACCGCCAGAATTCCCCCGATCACCTGGTATGATGACAGCACCGAGACCCCGCAGGACGACGCGGTCGCCCGTCACGGCTATCTCAAATCGGCGGTGGATGCGGCCTTGATGCGTGTCGAGGAAAACCCCGCTTTCCTGCGTCTGCTGTGGGAAAACGTCAAGGATGGCCTCAAGATGACCTCGGTGATCCTGCCCACGGGTGTGTCGGTGGGGCTGCTGGGCCTGCTGCTCAGCGCCTATACGCCGGTCTTCGACTGGCTTGGGCTGATCTTTTACCCGCTGCTGTCGCTGTTGCAGGTGCCCGAGGCGATGGTGACCGCCAAGGCGATGGCCGCAGCCCTGGCCGAGATGTTCTTCCCGACCGGAATGCTGACCGACGCGCCGATGATGTCACGCTATCTGTTCGGCGTGACTTCGGTATCGGGGATCCTGTTCTTCGCAGGCTCGATCCCCTGCATTCTTGCGACCGAGATCCCGATCAGGGTGCCGCATCTTGTGCTGATCTGGGCCATCCGCGTGTTTCTCAGCATACCTCTTGGTGTTCTGGCCGCGCATCTTGCGCCAATCGCGATGTGA
- a CDS encoding IclR family transcriptional regulator, translating to MTKISPSTAKPAERRGKDSVRSALRAFSIIELFTPQRQRLSMKEISEALELPSSTTVRLVQTLEGEHYIRKCEDGLYAPGGRILRIALSLAQCANLGDLVRPHLQHLRDVTKETVCFAQLASPDEVVYLEQCDSPQAIRHVRWVGERVPVAGTVIGSVLTGSCEKGQVLSSRTTLEPDVTAVAVPIHAQDGTVLGGINITGPSFRITDEDVDHMAVLLRDEAAKIEAKI from the coding sequence ATGACGAAGATATCGCCATCAACCGCAAAGCCGGCAGAGAGGCGCGGCAAGGACAGCGTCCGCTCGGCCCTGCGCGCCTTTTCGATCATCGAGCTGTTCACGCCGCAGCGCCAGCGGCTGTCGATGAAGGAAATCTCGGAGGCGCTGGAATTGCCCTCCAGCACCACGGTCCGCCTGGTCCAGACTCTGGAAGGCGAACATTACATCCGCAAATGCGAAGACGGCCTTTACGCGCCGGGCGGCCGCATCCTGCGGATCGCCCTGTCGCTGGCGCAATGCGCAAATCTGGGGGATCTGGTCCGCCCGCATCTGCAGCACCTGCGGGATGTGACCAAGGAAACCGTCTGTTTCGCGCAATTGGCCAGCCCCGACGAGGTTGTCTATCTGGAACAATGCGACAGCCCGCAGGCGATCCGCCATGTCAGATGGGTTGGCGAGCGGGTGCCTGTCGCCGGGACAGTCATTGGCTCGGTGCTGACCGGAAGCTGTGAGAAGGGGCAGGTGCTCAGCTCGCGCACGACCCTTGAGCCCGATGTCACCGCGGTGGCCGTGCCGATCCATGCGCAGGACGGCACCGTGCTGGGCGGCATCAATATCACCGGCCCGTCCTTTCGCATTACCGATGAGGATGTGGACCACATGGCCGTCCTGCTGCGGGACGAAGCCGCGAAAATCGAAGCCAAGATCTGA
- a CDS encoding aromatic amino acid lyase, with protein MGPALAMIGEWQVDYKGQRMPAAEALADAGLTPVRPVGKDFLSIISSNALTAGQAALLSHDAGLYLERQIVVFALALEGFNGNVAPFLAETTEIRPFPGMVEAATQIRAALQDSYLWQNSDTRGLQDPLSYRTMAYVMGSAIEANSALQDALTIQINHSDDNPAVLAEHSYDGESSQVASYQVTDGGAIYPTANFDLLPVADKVEALNLALARMTRSMVMQTIRYENPALTKLSRFLAADDNQGLAFGALQVPMSALAIEARQLSLPVSLDGLGTSAGIEDVASNGPLAVANLEKMIELGYRISSMQLLHAAQAADLRAPAQLGEMTSQLHDAYRQKVPFVDEDRAFTEDLAQGVEVLENFQPALVN; from the coding sequence ATGGGGCCGGCTTTGGCGATGATCGGAGAGTGGCAGGTCGACTACAAGGGCCAGCGCATGCCCGCAGCCGAGGCCCTGGCCGATGCCGGGCTGACCCCGGTGCGTCCGGTGGGCAAGGACTTCCTGTCGATCATCAGTTCGAATGCGCTGACCGCAGGGCAGGCGGCGTTGCTGTCGCATGATGCGGGGCTTTATCTGGAACGCCAGATCGTGGTATTTGCACTGGCGCTGGAAGGCTTTAACGGCAATGTCGCGCCCTTCCTGGCCGAAACCACCGAAATCCGTCCTTTTCCCGGTATGGTCGAGGCAGCAACGCAGATTCGTGCGGCCTTGCAGGACAGCTATCTGTGGCAGAATTCGGACACGCGCGGTTTGCAGGATCCGCTGTCCTATCGGACCATGGCCTATGTGATGGGGTCCGCCATCGAGGCCAACAGCGCGTTGCAGGATGCCCTGACCATTCAGATCAACCACAGCGATGACAACCCGGCGGTTCTGGCAGAGCACAGCTATGACGGAGAGTCCTCGCAGGTCGCATCATATCAGGTCACGGATGGCGGCGCGATTTATCCGACCGCGAATTTCGATCTGCTGCCCGTCGCCGACAAGGTCGAGGCCCTGAATCTTGCATTGGCACGCATGACCCGGTCCATGGTGATGCAGACCATTCGCTATGAAAATCCGGCATTGACCAAACTGTCACGTTTTCTGGCGGCTGACGACAATCAGGGCCTTGCCTTCGGAGCCTTGCAGGTTCCCATGAGCGCGCTGGCAATCGAGGCGCGGCAATTGTCGCTGCCGGTGTCTCTGGATGGGTTGGGAACCTCGGCGGGCATCGAGGATGTGGCCAGCAACGGGCCGCTGGCCGTCGCGAATCTGGAAAAGATGATCGAGCTTGGCTACCGCATTTCCTCGATGCAGTTGCTGCATGCCGCGCAGGCTGCCGATCTGCGTGCGCCTGCACAGTTGGGCGAGATGACCTCGCAACTGCATGATGCCTATCGACAGAAGGTGCCCTTCGTCGATGAAGACCGCGCCTTTACCGAGGATCTGGCGCAGGGTGTCGAGGTTCTGGAAAACTTCCAACCAGCGCTCGTGAACTGA
- a CDS encoding VOC family protein — protein MSHANIRVGSVTLIVNDLKAMTAFYRKVIGLSVIEITRRSVRLGVGQTLLLELIHDPHAPLADRHGAGLFHIAFLLPDRASLGQWLRHAVESDIPLTGAADHLVSEALYLADPEGNGIEIYRDRPREEWSWHDGMVQMANRRLDLQELATSGSPRPWTGLPDGSSIGHVHLQVGDLQHADAFYQGTLQLDIVSRRPQASFYSSGGYHHHLAVNTWNSAGAGMRPALTTGLAVVELLVDDNALPVPQTLTDPWGTIIRLQGA, from the coding sequence ATGTCTCATGCCAATATCCGGGTCGGATCGGTCACACTGATCGTCAATGACCTGAAGGCCATGACAGCATTTTACCGCAAGGTGATCGGCCTTTCCGTCATCGAGATCACGCGCCGCAGCGTCCGGCTTGGCGTGGGACAGACGCTGCTTCTAGAACTGATCCACGATCCGCACGCTCCCCTTGCCGACCGGCACGGTGCCGGATTGTTCCATATTGCCTTTTTGCTGCCTGATCGCGCCAGCCTGGGACAATGGCTTCGCCATGCTGTCGAAAGCGACATTCCCCTGACCGGGGCAGCGGATCATCTGGTCAGCGAGGCGCTGTATCTTGCTGATCCGGAAGGCAATGGCATCGAAATCTATCGCGACCGGCCCCGGGAGGAATGGTCATGGCATGACGGTATGGTTCAGATGGCAAACCGCCGTCTTGACCTGCAGGAACTGGCAACATCCGGCAGCCCCCGACCATGGACGGGCCTGCCTGACGGCAGCAGCATCGGCCATGTTCACTTGCAGGTCGGAGATCTGCAGCACGCAGACGCCTTCTATCAGGGGACGTTGCAGCTGGACATTGTCAGCCGCCGACCCCAAGCCAGTTTTTATTCCAGCGGCGGCTATCATCACCATCTTGCCGTCAACACGTGGAACAGTGCCGGGGCGGGAATGCGCCCTGCCTTGACGACCGGGCTGGCCGTGGTGGAACTTCTGGTGGATGACAATGCCCTGCCTGTCCCGCAGACGCTGACTGACCCTTGGGGAACCATCATCCGGCTGCAAGGCGCATAA
- a CDS encoding arginase family protein — MNSHVTAQPGPSFLGAPTGQIQDVQPAGFAVIGAPFGNPYTVQGIAPGASQAPHAIRSASARYHAFAGRYDFDLGGPFFDPDNIGLVDLGDCIGPVHDPSRHVDVIEDAVRGVASRSAVPIVLGGDDSTPIPICAGLDGWSDIHLLQIDAHLDYRDEVNGHRFGYSSPMRRIREMPHFAKIVHVGARGIGSAYGNDHEDTLAAGNAIITAREVARDGVAAALSHFPDGANVYISIDCDGFDPSVMPGTSVPLPGGLQFYDGVDMIHDLVSRCNLRGIGFAEHYPEFDNHRITSVAITRLICNVIGASLSRRQNGKGQN, encoded by the coding sequence ATGAACAGCCATGTCACCGCGCAACCCGGCCCAAGCTTTCTGGGCGCTCCGACGGGACAGATTCAGGATGTGCAACCCGCTGGATTCGCGGTGATCGGTGCGCCATTCGGCAACCCCTATACCGTGCAGGGCATTGCGCCCGGCGCATCACAGGCACCGCATGCGATCAGATCAGCCTCGGCGCGCTATCACGCATTTGCGGGGCGCTATGATTTCGATCTAGGGGGGCCATTCTTCGACCCTGACAATATCGGCCTGGTCGATCTGGGCGATTGCATCGGTCCGGTGCATGATCCCTCGCGTCATGTTGACGTGATCGAGGATGCCGTGCGCGGCGTGGCCTCCAGATCGGCGGTGCCCATCGTGCTGGGGGGCGATGATTCGACCCCGATCCCGATTTGCGCGGGGCTGGATGGCTGGTCCGACATCCATCTGCTGCAGATCGACGCGCATCTGGATTACCGCGATGAGGTCAATGGTCATCGCTTCGGCTATTCCAGCCCGATGCGCCGAATCCGCGAGATGCCGCATTTCGCCAAGATCGTCCATGTCGGCGCGCGCGGAATCGGCAGCGCCTATGGCAATGATCATGAAGACACGCTGGCCGCCGGAAATGCCATCATCACCGCACGGGAAGTCGCCCGTGATGGCGTCGCGGCGGCACTGTCACATTTCCCGGATGGCGCGAATGTCTATATCAGCATCGATTGTGACGGCTTTGACCCGTCGGTGATGCCGGGGACCAGCGTGCCGCTGCCCGGGGGGCTGCAATTCTATGACGGCGTGGACATGATTCACGACCTTGTATCCCGCTGCAATCTTCGTGGCATCGGCTTTGCCGAACATTACCCGGAATTCGACAACCACAGGATTACGTCGGTCGCCATCACGCGGCTGATCTGCAATGTGATCGGCGCCAGTTTGTCGCGCCGTCAGAACGGCAAAGGACAAAACTGA